CATTTCAATGTTGAATTTAAAGATGCAGATATTGATTTACATTTATATTATGATAAATAGGGAGATGATATAATGTTAATTAGAACAAAGTTTATTTGTGAATGTGCACATCCAAGAAAGTCTATTTTAATGGATGAAAATGAAAATATTGAAGATTATTATGAAATGCATAGATGTCCAAAGTGTGATGCAGAGGTAGTAGCTGTATATAGAGAAATTCCTAGTGATAGAAAAGTAGTAATTAGAATAGAGAATGCTGAACATTATGATAGAAGAAGAGATAGATATCAAGGGGAAAAAAATTATTATATTGTAATAACTGATTGGCAAGGCGAAGAACATTGTCGTGCTGCACATCCTGTATCATGGCATAAACTTGTTCGTCATTTAGAACAATTAAGAGAGATGGATATTGAGAATGCAATTAAATATATGAAACGTGAAAAATTAACCATATAAAACTGTATTTATAATCTGATATTATTTCATCTTATCCCATTAAAAACCCCAAAATTACTTCTAATAAATAAGAAGGAGAGATTGAGTATGAGTGATTTAAAAAAAAGTATCAAATTATTTGACGGCATGAAATTAATTAATGGAAAAGTTTATTGTCCTCTCTGTGAAGAAAATGGACCTATATTTAAAACTAGACTAAATAGAGATAAATTAGATATTTATGTCTGTGATGAATGTGACGGGTTGTGGTTTATGAATAATGATTATGTTTTATATGAAAAAGAAGGTATGCAGAATTTAGAAGAATATATAGAGAAACAATTTGGTGATTTAGAGAAGACTTATTTACTTTACTTTGATTATGATTGGTATAAGGAACAATAATTGTCTAAAAATTAAAACAGTAATATTATAACTTAAAGGATAGTATTTCTATAGAGGAATGCTATCCTTTATTATTTAAGATATAGAGAAGAAGTTACTAAATGAACAAATAGAAGCTTAGCCTACTACTTGGGAAGTGCATTTTTAGTAACTAACGAAAGTGGAGAAACAGTCTGGAGTACCGAGTATACACCATTCAGTGGACTGACGATTGAAGAAGGAGTCCTTGATAAAGCAGCGAAGTTTACATGTAAGGACATAATAAAGATAATTGAGAATGCAGAATATAGAATTGAGAATTAAGTTTTTTAAAATCTTTAATTATTAATTCTCAATAAGTCCATGAATATCATCTTTTAATCTACTTTAAAATAAGTTATAATAAAAATAAGCATAGATTAGATAAAGGAGTAGTTAAAATGTCTGAAAGATTAATGAATCCTAAAATAGATTTTGTATTTAAGTAGATATTTGGTTCGCAAAAACATCCAGAAATCTTAATAGCTTTTTTAAACGGTGTTTTTGGAAGTAAAGGAACAGAAGAAGAGATAGTAGATGTACAAATAGAAAATCCAGATATAGATAAAGATTGGGAAGATGATAAATTTTCTCGGTTAGATGTTAAGGCAACAACTAATAATAATATGAAGGTTAATATAGAGATACAATTAAAAAATCAATACAATATGAAGAAAAGAACCTTGTATTATTGGAGTAAGTTATTTGAGTCACAAATGAAAGCAGGAGATCCCTATGATAAGTTACAGAAAACAGTAACGATAAATATTTTAGATTTTGAATATTTGCTAAGTAATAGTAGATATCATAATACTTATATTTTAAAGGAAAAAGAAACAAATGAAGTATTAACTGATTTGCAAGAGATACATTTTATTGAATTACCGAAGTTAGATGAAGAGCAATTTAAAGGTAAAGAGATAAATATAGTTGAAAAGGATGCTTTGCTACCATGGTTACTATTTTTGAAGAATCCTGAAAGTGAGGTGGTCAAAGTGATTGAAGAGAGAATAAAAGAATTACAAGAAGCTGCTGAAGCTTTAGAGGTGTTAAGCCATGACGAGAAGGCAAGAGAAGTTTATGAGAGTAGGCAAAAAGCAATACATGATCAGATAAGTAATATAAAAGGAGCTGCAAAAGAGGCAAGAGAAGAAGGTATAAGAGAAGGTATAGAGAAAATAGTGAAAAGTATGTTGATAAATGGGATTGGTGTTGAGGAAATAGTAAAGATGACAAGTTTAAATAAGAGAGAAATTGAAAAGATAAAAAAAGAAATTTAAAACCGTAGCAACCCTCTTAAAAGGGTTGTTTTTTTATGGTCAAACTGGAAATTAGACTAAAATCAAAGATTTAGCAGTAAATATAACGATTAAAGAATATGATGACTTGAATCGAGTAGCTAAAATCATTTATCCAGAGGGTAATAGTGAAAAGTTCTAGTATGTTTCAGTTACTATATCTTAATATTTACTCGTCACTGCTTTGAATGGGTAGAGTAACAAAAGTTAATAGTCCAACAGAAAACTCAGTAAGCTATGATTATAATAAATTAGGACAATTAACTAAAGTCCTAGGCTGTATTGACCAAGCACCAGTCTATAATACTAGAGGGATGCTGGAGACTTTAACAGCAGTTAATGGTATCTCAACAAGCTATGCTTATGATACAAATGGTCGTTTAACTGACTTAAACTATAATAATCAAGAAAACTTATTAAAAGGTTATAAGTTAGGCTATGATGATGCTAATAATATCATCACTAAAAATGACAACTCCTATCAGTATGATGCTTTAAATCGTTTAATCTTTGCTAGTTTAAAAGGGAAGTTTGAAAATAATTCTGATGAAGAAGAGCAGAAGATAGGTAGAACGATCTCAGATTATTCAGGAGAGAAATCTCTAGAGATCTTAGCAGATCAAGCAGAGGCAATTGAGCTTGACTATGGAGCAGGAAGTATTGGAGTAGACCTACTAGGCAAATGCAAGATATCTAAGGTAGAGTTAACACCTAAGAGCTTGGAGCACCGAGTAGATAAGAGGAACTTAGAAGTATAATATATCCTTGATAATTATCAGTATACTAAGGTTGAGAATTGGAACTTTGTAGCTAAAGGTTCAGGAGAGATAGTGATAGTTTTAGACCAACCAGTGGAAGCAAGGTATCTGAAGGTTAAGAGTTACTTTGATGATCGAGATACAGAGTTTAACCCTGTTAACCTAGCTCAATTTGTCAATGAAGCTGAAGATATAATCAAGGTCTACTATTATGTAGAGAATAGATATGAGCAATATAGCTATGATGAAGTAGGAAATAGAACTAATGAAGTTATTACTCAGCGATATGCAGTAGAGAGAGGATATGAATATTATCCAAATTCAAACCTACTAAAATCTAATGGTAAGTATGGCTTTGAGTATGATGATAATGGTAACTTGATTAGGAAAGGAAGAGGTTATACCCTTGCAGAAGATGGCAGTATAATCTTTGACCAAGAAGAGTACTGGGAGTATGAGTATGACCTACTGAATCGACTAGTCAAGTTCAGCAAAAACAATCAAGTAGTCGCAGAATATGTGTATGATGAAGCAGGACTGA
The genomic region above belongs to Orenia metallireducens and contains:
- a CDS encoding zf-TFIIB domain-containing protein, which encodes MSDLKKSIKLFDGMKLINGKVYCPLCEENGPIFKTRLNRDKLDIYVCDECDGLWFMNNDYVLYEKEGMQNLEEYIEKQFGDLEKTYLLYFDYDWYKEQ
- a CDS encoding RHS repeat domain-containing protein produces the protein MGRVTKVNSPTENSVSYDYNKLGQLTKVLGCIDQAPVYNTRGMLETLTAVNGISTSYAYDTNGRLTDLNYNNQENLLKGYKLGYDDANNIITKNDNSYQYDALNRLIFASLKGKFENNSDEEEQKIGRTISDYSGEKSLEILADQAEAIELDYGAGSIGVDLLGKCKISKVELTPKSLEHRVDKRNLEV
- a CDS encoding Rpn family recombination-promoting nuclease/putative transposase gives rise to the protein MFGSQKHPEILIAFLNGVFGSKGTEEEIVDVQIENPDIDKDWEDDKFSRLDVKATTNNNMKVNIEIQLKNQYNMKKRTLYYWSKLFESQMKAGDPYDKLQKTVTINILDFEYLLSNSRYHNTYILKEKETNEVLTDLQEIHFIELPKLDEEQFKGKEINIVEKDALLPWLLFLKNPESEVVKVIEERIKELQEAAEALEVLSHDEKAREVYESRQKAIHDQISNIKGAAKEAREEGIREGIEKIVKSMLINGIGVEEIVKMTSLNKREIEKIKKEI